Proteins from a single region of Hordeum vulgare subsp. vulgare chromosome 6H, MorexV3_pseudomolecules_assembly, whole genome shotgun sequence:
- the LOC123404072 gene encoding transmembrane emp24 domain-containing protein p24delta3-like, producing MPAPAARALAAAVLLAVASICAEAVWLDMPQTGTKCVSEEIQANVVVLADYALMYESHPSSHPTLAVKVTSPYGYTLHESGNATVGQFAFTTSEAGNFLACFWIDSAEKGSGISVNLDWKTGIATKDWDAVAKKEKIEGVELELRKLEVAVESIHQNMVYLKTREAEMREVSEKTNARVAWFSILSLGVCMVVSVLQLWHLQGYFRKKKLI from the exons ATGCCCGCGCCGGCGGCGCGGGCCCTCGCGGCGGCCGTGCTGCTCGCCGTCGCGTCCATCTGCGCGGAGGCCGTGTGGCTCGACATGCCGCAGACGGGGACCAAGTGCGTGTCGGAGGAGATCCAGGCCAACGTGGTGGTGCTCGCCGACTATGCCCTCATGTACGAGTCCCACCCCTCCTCGCACCCGACCCTCGCCGTCAAG GTTACTTCACCATATGGGTACACCTTACATGAGAGTGGAAATGCTACAGTTGGTCAATTTGCATTCACAACCTCAGAAGCTGGAAACTTCCTTGCCTGCTTCTGGATAGATAGTGCAGAGAAAGGATCGGGAATATCTGTAAATCTTGATTGGAAAACTGGGATTGCAACAAAGGACTGGGATGCTGTTGCCAAGAAGGAAAAAATAGAG GGTGTAGAACTAGAACTTAGGAAGCTTGAAGTGGCTGTAGAGTCGATTCATCAGAACATGGTGTACCTCAAAACAAG GGAAGCGGAGATGAGGGAGGTGAGCGAGAAAACAAACGCCAGGGTTGCTTGGTTCAGCATCTTGTCGCTGGGCGTCTGCATGGTGGTTTCGGTTTTGCAGTTGTGGCACCTTCAAGGCTACTTCAGGAAAAAGAAGCTCATCTag
- the LOC123404069 gene encoding uncharacterized protein LOC123404069 isoform X2: MRSPWARKPVTLSRLDTSRIRQPAATAPRFADAPLKWARRSAQSASSRWSSASSSSSRPSSCSFISDHRGTACLMTPAHSSAGFILLRPLAELAPHAAELQQEINRQIGVPNTKVSVSMQALFMSCTVVEFDVLPDPINTFISTRSMHALRKNLIQLTLQQLNLSLTPTVFGDPLCVQMLGFPGGITIELEPLQHNFIPQVARPVFNVTLDMSIRQLRGLIDQMKEDLGHLLGEDIHIDLTNKNGSTIAPPVIVQVSLSPDDRGIYEQIGRLKQLAEIITESSSWNLGLDTSVFGRIKDLKLAPRLKALVPSFAPSSSPTPMSSPSMPPYSQPSTTNPCAHCSCPAWMKLNATNPHRMLMRLPPVTASLQLPTQRHSGNGPGHKQSGNAMAAPTSIAPSSQP; this comes from the exons ATGCGCTCGCCATGGGCAAGAAAGCCGGTGACCCTGAGCAGGCTGGACACCTCCCGGATACGTCAACCAGCAGCAACGGCTCCGCGCTTCGCCGATGCGCCGCTCAAGTGGGCGCGGCGCTCAGCGCAAAGTGCGTCGTCGCGTTGGTCCTCGGCGTCGTCGTCTTCCTCTCGGCCTTCTTCATGCTCCTTCATCTCCGATCACCGGGGAACTGCTTGCCTGATGACCCCGGCACACTCATCG GCTGGTTTCATCTTGTTGAGGCCACTCGCGGAACTCGCTCCACATGCCGCCGAGCTGCAACAAGAGATCAACCGTCAAATTGGAGTACCCAACACTAAG GTTTCCGTCTCTATGCAGGCATTATTCATGAGTTGCACCGTGGTAGAATTTGATGTTCTTCCTGACCCAATAAACACCTTTATAAGCACACGATCCATGCACGCATTGAGGAAAAACTTGATCCAGCTTACGCttcagcagctgaatttatcgctGACACCGACGGTTTTCGGAGATCCGTTGTGCGTACAGATGCTTGGGTTCCCAGGAGGGATCACGATAGAACTTGAACCCCTACAACATAATTTCATTCCACAAGTTGCGCGGCCTGTTTTCAATGTCACGCTTGACATGAGCATTCGCCAATTGAGGGGACTGATTGACCAAATGAAGGAGGATCTTGGGCATTTACTGGGTGAG GACATACACATAGATCTAACAAATAAGAATGGCTCAACGATTGCCCCACCAGTTATAGTTCAAGTTTCCCTGTCCCCAGATGATCGCGGCATTTACGAACAAATAGGGAGGCTGAAACAGCTAGCTGAAATCATCACAGAATCAAGTTCATGGAACCTTGGCCTAGACACATCGGTTTTTGGTAGAATCAAGGATCTCAAGTTGGCTCCGCGTCTGAAAGCCCTCGTTCCATCATTTGCTCCTAGCTCATCTCCAACGCCAATGTCATCCCCTTCCATGCCTCCATATTCACAGCCAAGTACAACCAATCCTTGTGCACATTGTTCATGCCCTGCTTGGATGAAACTAAATGCAACCAATCCACATCGCATGTTAATGCGACTTCCCCCAGTGACAGCCTCTCTTCAATTACCAACACAGCGTCATAGCGGGAATGGGCCTGGGCACAAGCAAAGTGGCAATGCAATGGCAGCACCAACCTCCATTGCGCCATCATCCCAACCATAG
- the LOC123404069 gene encoding uncharacterized protein LOC123404069 isoform X3, whose translation MGKKAGDPEQAGHLPDTSTSSNGSALRRCAAQVGAALSAKCVVALVLGVVVFLSAFFMLLHLRSPGNCLPDDPGTLIDEIQAGFILLRPLAELAPHAAELQQEINRQIGVPNTKVSVSMQALFMSCTVVEFDVLPDPINTFISTRSMHALRKNLIQLTLQQLNLSLTPTVFGDPLCVQMLGFPGGITIELEPLQHNFIPQVARPVFNVTLDMSIRQLRGLIDQMKEDLGHLLGEVLVQSSKIEVPIGILQKQASQPRAD comes from the exons ATGGGCAAGAAAGCCGGTGACCCTGAGCAGGCTGGACACCTCCCGGATACGTCAACCAGCAGCAACGGCTCCGCGCTTCGCCGATGCGCCGCTCAAGTGGGCGCGGCGCTCAGCGCAAAGTGCGTCGTCGCGTTGGTCCTCGGCGTCGTCGTCTTCCTCTCGGCCTTCTTCATGCTCCTTCATCTCCGATCACCGGGGAACTGCTTGCCTGATGACCCCGGCACACTCATCG ATGAAATTCAGGCTGGTTTCATCTTGTTGAGGCCACTCGCGGAACTCGCTCCACATGCCGCCGAGCTGCAACAAGAGATCAACCGTCAAATTGGAGTACCCAACACTAAG GTTTCCGTCTCTATGCAGGCATTATTCATGAGTTGCACCGTGGTAGAATTTGATGTTCTTCCTGACCCAATAAACACCTTTATAAGCACACGATCCATGCACGCATTGAGGAAAAACTTGATCCAGCTTACGCttcagcagctgaatttatcgctGACACCGACGGTTTTCGGAGATCCGTTGTGCGTACAGATGCTTGGGTTCCCAGGAGGGATCACGATAGAACTTGAACCCCTACAACATAATTTCATTCCACAAGTTGCGCGGCCTGTTTTCAATGTCACGCTTGACATGAGCATTCGCCAATTGAGGGGACTGATTGACCAAATGAAGGAGGATCTTGGGCATTTACTGGGTGAG GTACTTGTACAGTCAAGCAAGATTGAAGTTCCAATTGGAATTCTACAAAAGCAGGCCTCTCAGCCTCGAGCAGATTAG
- the LOC123404069 gene encoding uncharacterized protein LOC123404069 isoform X1: MGKKAGDPEQAGHLPDTSTSSNGSALRRCAAQVGAALSAKCVVALVLGVVVFLSAFFMLLHLRSPGNCLPDDPGTLIDEIQAGFILLRPLAELAPHAAELQQEINRQIGVPNTKVSVSMQALFMSCTVVEFDVLPDPINTFISTRSMHALRKNLIQLTLQQLNLSLTPTVFGDPLCVQMLGFPGGITIELEPLQHNFIPQVARPVFNVTLDMSIRQLRGLIDQMKEDLGHLLGEDIHIDLTNKNGSTIAPPVIVQVSLSPDDRGIYEQIGRLKQLAEIITESSSWNLGLDTSVFGRIKDLKLAPRLKALVPSFAPSSSPTPMSSPSMPPYSQPSTTNPCAHCSCPAWMKLNATNPHRMLMRLPPVTASLQLPTQRHSGNGPGHKQSGNAMAAPTSIAPSSQP, encoded by the exons ATGGGCAAGAAAGCCGGTGACCCTGAGCAGGCTGGACACCTCCCGGATACGTCAACCAGCAGCAACGGCTCCGCGCTTCGCCGATGCGCCGCTCAAGTGGGCGCGGCGCTCAGCGCAAAGTGCGTCGTCGCGTTGGTCCTCGGCGTCGTCGTCTTCCTCTCGGCCTTCTTCATGCTCCTTCATCTCCGATCACCGGGGAACTGCTTGCCTGATGACCCCGGCACACTCATCG ATGAAATTCAGGCTGGTTTCATCTTGTTGAGGCCACTCGCGGAACTCGCTCCACATGCCGCCGAGCTGCAACAAGAGATCAACCGTCAAATTGGAGTACCCAACACTAAG GTTTCCGTCTCTATGCAGGCATTATTCATGAGTTGCACCGTGGTAGAATTTGATGTTCTTCCTGACCCAATAAACACCTTTATAAGCACACGATCCATGCACGCATTGAGGAAAAACTTGATCCAGCTTACGCttcagcagctgaatttatcgctGACACCGACGGTTTTCGGAGATCCGTTGTGCGTACAGATGCTTGGGTTCCCAGGAGGGATCACGATAGAACTTGAACCCCTACAACATAATTTCATTCCACAAGTTGCGCGGCCTGTTTTCAATGTCACGCTTGACATGAGCATTCGCCAATTGAGGGGACTGATTGACCAAATGAAGGAGGATCTTGGGCATTTACTGGGTGAG GACATACACATAGATCTAACAAATAAGAATGGCTCAACGATTGCCCCACCAGTTATAGTTCAAGTTTCCCTGTCCCCAGATGATCGCGGCATTTACGAACAAATAGGGAGGCTGAAACAGCTAGCTGAAATCATCACAGAATCAAGTTCATGGAACCTTGGCCTAGACACATCGGTTTTTGGTAGAATCAAGGATCTCAAGTTGGCTCCGCGTCTGAAAGCCCTCGTTCCATCATTTGCTCCTAGCTCATCTCCAACGCCAATGTCATCCCCTTCCATGCCTCCATATTCACAGCCAAGTACAACCAATCCTTGTGCACATTGTTCATGCCCTGCTTGGATGAAACTAAATGCAACCAATCCACATCGCATGTTAATGCGACTTCCCCCAGTGACAGCCTCTCTTCAATTACCAACACAGCGTCATAGCGGGAATGGGCCTGGGCACAAGCAAAGTGGCAATGCAATGGCAGCACCAACCTCCATTGCGCCATCATCCCAACCATAG
- the LOC123404073 gene encoding uncharacterized protein LOC123404073 — MLRSFGPWAIHRSPSAAAAAHAAVRLIRAPSSVSDGTEPPSTHPPERACPTMTIMAAAAAISALLPRAAAVRIVAPRARPAAAAAASRLLCAAAAGEASSSPPAPRRLVLYTKPGCCLCDGLKEKLHAAVLLAGTPYSLASLELQERDITTNPEWERLYQYEIPVLAKVLPDGTEEILPRLSPRLTVELIQKKVSSVFDQ, encoded by the exons ATGCTTCGCTCATTCGGCCCGTGGGCTATACACCGGTCACCTTCGGCCGCGGCCGCGGCCCATGCCGCCGTGCGCCTCATCCGCGCCCCGTCGTCAGTCAGCGACGGGACCGAGCCGCCGAGCACCCACCCACCGGAGCGAGCCTGCCCAACGATGACcatcatggcggcggcggcggcgatatcCGCGCTGCTCCCGCGCGCCGCGGCCGTCCGCATCGTGGCGCCGCGCGCCCGgccggccgcggccgcggccgcgtCCCGCCTCCTCTGCGCCGCGGCGGCGGGGGAGGCGTCGAGCTCGCCCCCGGCGCCCCGGAGGCTGGTGCTCTACACCAAGCCGGGGTGCTGCCTCTGCGACGGCCTCAAGGAGAAGCTCCacgccgccgtcctgctcgccggcaCCCCCTACTCCCTCGCCTCCCTCGAGCTCCAG GAGAGGGACATCACGACGAACCCGGAGTGGGAGCGGCTGTACCAGTACGAGATCCCGGTGCTGGCTAAGGTGCTCCCCGACGGCACCGAG GAAATACTTCCGAGGCTGTCTCCCCGGCTAACTGTGGAGCTCATACAGAAGAAAGTATCCAGCGTCTTTGATCAGTAA
- the LOC123404070 gene encoding transcription factor TFIIIB component B''-like isoform X2 produces MKDTLTERPDKKLTHRVRQKRTKEVKYLLQKPDHEIDHMKLSVMHLMLLQEARERIKSKTIPSGPSSSSNQSSQFGDTNSFDPFGENYDNDRTENHGLENPTKLNYHSYMNKQTRAKWSKSDTDLFYQGLQQFGSDFAMIQQLFPDKTRDQMRQKFKTEEKKHPMRVHDAILHRSRDNLYLKQVIKQLNIEDLPRDINSTHKQEVASIEVDTGNEDLMEEEGDSNWSDKELGTHQSEVREGEHVSGNADDDLDLDVFDWY; encoded by the exons ATGAAAGATACATTGACAGAACGGCCTGACAAGAAGCTTACTCACAGAGTTCGTCAAAAAAGAACAAAAG AAGTCAAATATTTACTGCAAAAACCTGATCATGAGATTGATCACATGAAGCTAAGTGTGATGCATCTCATGTTGTTACAAGAGGCTAGAGAGCGTATTAAG AGTAAAACAATTCCGTCAGGACCATCATCATCCTCTAATCAAAG CTCCCAGTTTGGAGATACCAACAGTTTTGATCCTTTTGGAGAGAACTATGACAATGACAGAACAGAGAACCACGGGCTAGAAAATCCAACCAAGCTGAATTACCATTCCTACATGAACAAACAAACACGTGCCAAATGGTCAAAATCTGACACTGATTTGTTTTACCAG GGTCTTCAACAGTTCGGTAGTGATTTTGCAATGATACAGCAGCTATTCCCTGATAAGACCCGTGATCAGATGCGGCAGAAGTTTAAAACTGAGGAGAAAAAACATCCAATGCGAGTCCATGACGCTATACTTCATCGCTCAAGAG ATAATTTGTATTTAAAACAAGTAATCAAGCAGCTCAACATCGAAGATCTGCCGAGGGACATCAACAGTACACATAAACAAGAGGTTGCATCAATTGAAGTAGACACTGGAAATGAG GATCTCATGGAGGAAGAGGGTGATTCAAATTGGTCAGATAAAGAGCTGGGCACGCACCAATCTGAGGTCAGAGAGGGGGAGCATGTTTCTGGGAATGCTGATGATGACCTGGATCTGGATGTTTTTGATTGGTACTAG
- the LOC123404070 gene encoding transcription factor TFIIIB component B''-like isoform X3: MKDTLTERPDKKLTHRVRQKRTKEVKYLLQKPDHEIDHMKLSVMHLMLLQEARERIKSKTIPSGPSSSSNQSSQFGDTNSFDPFGENYDNDRTENHGLENPTKLNYHSYMNKQTRAKWSKSDTDLFYQGLQQFGSDFAMIQQLFPDKTRDQMRQKFKTEEKKHPMRVHDAILHRSRDNLYLKQVIKQLNIEDLPRDINSTHKQEDLMEEEGDSNWSDKELGTHQSEVREGEHVSGNADDDLDLDVFDWY, encoded by the exons ATGAAAGATACATTGACAGAACGGCCTGACAAGAAGCTTACTCACAGAGTTCGTCAAAAAAGAACAAAAG AAGTCAAATATTTACTGCAAAAACCTGATCATGAGATTGATCACATGAAGCTAAGTGTGATGCATCTCATGTTGTTACAAGAGGCTAGAGAGCGTATTAAG AGTAAAACAATTCCGTCAGGACCATCATCATCCTCTAATCAAAG CTCCCAGTTTGGAGATACCAACAGTTTTGATCCTTTTGGAGAGAACTATGACAATGACAGAACAGAGAACCACGGGCTAGAAAATCCAACCAAGCTGAATTACCATTCCTACATGAACAAACAAACACGTGCCAAATGGTCAAAATCTGACACTGATTTGTTTTACCAG GGTCTTCAACAGTTCGGTAGTGATTTTGCAATGATACAGCAGCTATTCCCTGATAAGACCCGTGATCAGATGCGGCAGAAGTTTAAAACTGAGGAGAAAAAACATCCAATGCGAGTCCATGACGCTATACTTCATCGCTCAAGAG ATAATTTGTATTTAAAACAAGTAATCAAGCAGCTCAACATCGAAGATCTGCCGAGGGACATCAACAGTACACATAAACAAGAG GATCTCATGGAGGAAGAGGGTGATTCAAATTGGTCAGATAAAGAGCTGGGCACGCACCAATCTGAGGTCAGAGAGGGGGAGCATGTTTCTGGGAATGCTGATGATGACCTGGATCTGGATGTTTTTGATTGGTACTAG
- the LOC123404070 gene encoding transcription factor TFIIIB component B''-like isoform X1, producing MKDTLTERPDKKLTHRVRQKRTKEVKYLLQKPDHEIDHMKLSVMHLMLLQEARERIKSKTIPSGPSSSSNQSSQFGDTNSFDPFGENYDNDRTENHGLENPTKLNYHSYMNKQTRAKWSKSDTDLFYQGLQQFGSDFAMIQQLFPDKTRDQMRQKFKTEEKKHPMRVHDAILHRSRDNLYLKQVIKQLNIEDLPRDINSTHKQEVASIEVDTGNEHVLQDLMEEEGDSNWSDKELGTHQSEVREGEHVSGNADDDLDLDVFDWY from the exons ATGAAAGATACATTGACAGAACGGCCTGACAAGAAGCTTACTCACAGAGTTCGTCAAAAAAGAACAAAAG AAGTCAAATATTTACTGCAAAAACCTGATCATGAGATTGATCACATGAAGCTAAGTGTGATGCATCTCATGTTGTTACAAGAGGCTAGAGAGCGTATTAAG AGTAAAACAATTCCGTCAGGACCATCATCATCCTCTAATCAAAG CTCCCAGTTTGGAGATACCAACAGTTTTGATCCTTTTGGAGAGAACTATGACAATGACAGAACAGAGAACCACGGGCTAGAAAATCCAACCAAGCTGAATTACCATTCCTACATGAACAAACAAACACGTGCCAAATGGTCAAAATCTGACACTGATTTGTTTTACCAG GGTCTTCAACAGTTCGGTAGTGATTTTGCAATGATACAGCAGCTATTCCCTGATAAGACCCGTGATCAGATGCGGCAGAAGTTTAAAACTGAGGAGAAAAAACATCCAATGCGAGTCCATGACGCTATACTTCATCGCTCAAGAG ATAATTTGTATTTAAAACAAGTAATCAAGCAGCTCAACATCGAAGATCTGCCGAGGGACATCAACAGTACACATAAACAAGAGGTTGCATCAATTGAAGTAGACACTGGAAATGAG CATGTGTTGCAGGATCTCATGGAGGAAGAGGGTGATTCAAATTGGTCAGATAAAGAGCTGGGCACGCACCAATCTGAGGTCAGAGAGGGGGAGCATGTTTCTGGGAATGCTGATGATGACCTGGATCTGGATGTTTTTGATTGGTACTAG